A window from Manis javanica isolate MJ-LG chromosome 10, MJ_LKY, whole genome shotgun sequence encodes these proteins:
- the LOC140843753 gene encoding olfactory receptor 6C2-like → MKNHSSITFILLGLTDDPHLQVFLSVFLFLTYIFTVAGNLIIVLLTLLDPHLKTPMYFFLRNFSILEIIFTTVCVPRFLYSLTTGDRRVTYNACIIQLFFIILIGAAEFFLLTAMSYDRYVAICKPLHYTTIMSDRVCTILVLLCWQIGLVVILPPLSLGVQLDFCNSNLVDHFACDASPLLKIICSDTQSVEQLALVMAVLTLIFTLVCVAVSYIYIIKTILRLPSAQQKQKAFSTCSSHMIVVSITYGSCIFIYIKPAKEGVAMNKVVSLLNTSVIPLMNPFIYTLRNKQVKQAFKDSIKKMVFLSKN, encoded by the coding sequence ATGAAAAATCATTCTTCAATAACATTCATCCTACTTGGATTAACAGATGACCCACATCTAcaggtttttctttcagtatttctgtTTCTCACCTACATTTTCACTGTTGCTGGAAATCTCATCATTGTGCTCCTCACTCTGCTGGACCCTCACCTTAAAacacccatgtactttttccttcgGAATTTCTCCATcttagaaataatatttacaaCTGTCTGTGTTCCTCGATTCCTGTATAGCCTGACAACTGGGGACAGAAGGGTTACCTATAATGCTTGCATCATCCAATTGTTTTTTATCATCCTCATTGGGGCAGCAGAATTTTTTCTCCTAActgccatgtcctatgaccgctacgtggccatctgcaagcccctGCACTACACCACCATCATGAGTGACAGGGTTTGCACCATTCTTGTCCTTTTGTGTTGGCAGATTGGGTTAGTTGTCATACTCCCCCCACTTAGCCTAGGAGTTCAGCTGGATTTCTGTAACTCCAATCTCGTTGACCATTTTGCCTGTGATGCATCTCCTCTTCTGAAGATTATATGCTCGGACACTCAATCTGTagagcagcttgccctcgtcatGGCTGTGCTGACCCTCATTTTCACATTAGTCTGTGTAGCTGTGTCCTACATATACATCATCAAGACTATTTTAAGACTCCCTTCAGCTCAGCAAAAACAAAAGGCTTTCTCCACTTGTTCTTCCCACATGATTGTAGTTTCCATCACCTATGGAAGTTGCATCTTCATCTACATCAAACCAGCAAAGGAAGGCGTGGCCATGAATAAGGTGGTGTCATTGCTCAACACGTCAGTCATCCCTCTGATGAACCCTTTCATTTATACTCTGCGGAACAAGCAAGTGAAGCAAGCTTTCAAGGACTCAATAAAAAAGATGGTATTTCTTTCAAAGAATTAG